In Deltaproteobacteria bacterium, the genomic stretch ATCTTGCTTGGTTGGTAGGTGCGTTTCATGATGTATCTCCTTCATAAATTTATATACATGTCATTAGGCAAACAATCTTTATAGCTTCGGCATTAGGAATCGTCAAGCCGTGGACACACACGGGAATTCGGCCAATTCTTGATTGCTCTGGGCGATATTTCATTCACGATACGGTCGTCGTAACCAAGGAGGATCAATGGAAACAATATTCGTACGCGGAATGTCCTGTGAACATTGTCGGGAATCGGTCGTCGAGGCGTTGTCCCGAGTCCCGGGTGTCGTCAAGGTGGAGGTTAGTCTGAAAGAGGCGCTGACCCGGCTTGAAGTCGGTCCCGGCTACGATCGGCAAGCCGCGCAGAGGGCCATCGAACTCATAGGGTTCGAGGCCGGAGAGCCGTGATCATTTTGGGAGGACCGCATTTTCAAGGGCTAGGAGTTCATGCTTCAGTTTTTCTCCGGGGCCGAATCTCCCAAGGCTTCCATCCGATCGTATGACCCTGTGACACGGCACGTATAGCGGCCAAGGGTTGCAGGCCATGACATTGCCCACGGCCTGGGCGGCGCGGGGTGAACCGCATCTTCTGGCCAGGTCGCGGTAGGTCGTCCATGTGCCGGCCGGTACTGTCTCTCGGAGAGTGGATAGAACGCAGCGAGCAAATGGGGATACTCGCGTCCAGTCCAGAGGGAGATTGGGCCAGGCAGGGTGTCCGTAGCGGAAGACGATACCGGTGAGGGATTGGTGCCAGGGGGACTCTATCGAAGACGACGGCTCGGTGCCGCCTCTCGATTTCAAGGTCATGAATACAATCTGTCCATTTGCCCAGTGGATGGTCCACGAAAAAGCCGGATTAACAAAAAGTTCATTTCCCGAGAGGTTCTTGGGGGCACGTTTGTCGGGAAGAGTCGGGGACGATGTTTGATCGGCGTAGTTCATGATGAATCTC encodes the following:
- a CDS encoding MGMT family protein, which codes for MTLKSRGGTEPSSSIESPWHQSLTGIVFRYGHPAWPNLPLDWTRVSPFARCVLSTLRETVPAGTWTTYRDLARRCGSPRAAQAVGNVMACNPWPLYVPCHRVIRSDGSLGRFGPGEKLKHELLALENAVLPK